Genomic segment of Prochlorococcus marinus CUG1433:
GAAGTCATATAGATACATACAAAAGTCAATCGATTGATATTTGGATTGATCTTTTTAAATTACAAAAAAAATTTGCATCTGAGTTGACTTTACAATTCGTTGCTCTAGCTCCATTGGAATTTTGGGATACTTCTAATGGAGAAGAATTGGCAAAAGTATTTTCCTCTAAGGGAGGCATTTTAGGAGGTGTTATTGTACCCCCTTTCAACAAAAAAAATACAAGCAAATTTCTCGCAAAGATGCTTCTTCTTGCGAGTAAATACAAATTAGAAATTGATCTGCATATAGACGAGTCAATTATTGAGCCTGGAGCAGGAATAAAGGTCTTATTAGAAACAATCGAAAATTTAAAAATTAATAGTATTCCAATCACTTGCAGTCATTTGAGTAGTCTTATTTTTTTAAGTCATAGAGAGATTTTAAATTTAGGAGAAAAAATGGCTGAGAAAAATATTAAGGTTATTGCTTTACCACTAACAAATTTTTGGCTGCTCAATCGAAGTAATAAAATTACATCATTAAAAAGACCAGTTGCGCCATTAAAGCAATTACAAAAATCACATGTGGATGTATCTCTGGGTAGTGATAATGTTCAAGACCCTTGGTACCCATTTGGTAATTTTGACCCTTTTTATATGTTGTCTTGCGCGATACCTATGCTTCAACTAAATCCCTGGGAGAGAATGACTCTATCTTCTATTTTTTTAGCTCCAAGCAGATTATTAAATTTAAAATGGGATGGTTTAATTAAAAAGGGTTGCCCTGCTGACTTTGTAATTTTAGATGCACAAAGATGGGCAGATGTTTTTTCGACAACTTTAAAGAGAAAAGTATATATAAAAGGCGATTTATATTGCTAATGGATTAATTTATATATAAAACACAAGAAATTTTTATTAATGACATCAAAAAGTCTTAAATTTTTAGACAAATTTAGGGAAGTCAAAAACTTAGATATTATTGAAAGCCAATCCGACTTAAAAAGACTTTCAAAAGATTTTTATAACTATTCTCCAATCCTTACTGAAAAATTAGACGAATGTATCGCTGATTTGGTGGTAAGACCTAGAGATCTTAACGCAGTGAAGAAAGTAGCAAAAATTTGTTGGGAATTTTCTATCCCTCTTACTTTACGGGGTTCAGGAACAGGCAATTATGGACAAGCTGTTCCATTGTTTAAAGGAGTTGTAATGCAGATGAGCCACTTTAATAAGTTAGAAGAATTTGATCCAGATACAGGTTTTGTGAAAGCACAGTCTGGATGTGTCATGGGAGATTTGAATAAACAATTAGAAAAATATGGAAGGGAATTAAGGTTGATTCCTAGTACTTGGAAAACTGCTACGATTGGAGGCTTTATTGCAGGCGGGTCAGGAGGTATTGGGTCCATTAGGTGGGGATTTTTAAGAGATCCAGGCAATCTTATTGGTTTAGAGGCAGTGACTATGAATGAAAAACCTGATTTATTAAAATTTGATGCTGAAGAATCCGAACCTCTTAATCATGCTTATGGGACTAATGGAATAATTACTTCTTTATTACTTGCTACAGATATCAAACGCAAGTGGTATTCAATAGTTATCGACTGTATTCAATTTGAAAAAACAATAGAAATATTAAAAACTCTTACAAGCGCCGCAATTGATCTGAAACTAGGAACAATCCTTGAAGATGAAATTGTGGATCAAATGCCAACATGGTTTAAAAGTAAATCTAGAAGTCACAAGATATTAATTCAATCTACTCTTGGGGGAACAAAAACGATCGAGTTGATTTGTAAAAAATTCAAAGTTGAATTTACCCTCCTTGGGGAAGAAGAAAAACTCGTTAATGGAATTTCTGAAGTCGTATGGAATCATACAACTCTACATATGAGGTCTAGGGATAAAAATTGGACTTATTTACAGATGCTTTTGCCACTTAACAATGAATTAGGATTGATTAATTTTTTGAGAAAAAAATGGGGTAGAAAAGTTCTTTGGCATTTAGAGGCAGTTTCTCAACAAGGATCACCGCGATTAGCGGCATTGCCTGTATTAAGATGGAATGGGATAGATGAATTAAATGAAATAATGGAAGATTGTAAGAAACTAGGGGCGTTTATTTTTAATCCCCATGTTTTAACAGTTGAAGGCGGAGGTCTTGGAGTTGTGGATGCAGATCAAGTGAAAGCGAAATTAAAATTTGATCCTAAAGGGCTATTAAATCCAGGAAAGTTGGAAGGTTGGGAAGTAAAAGAACAATTCAAAATTTAACATTTTTCTTTATTCGCA
This window contains:
- a CDS encoding amidohydrolase family protein, which gives rise to MNNSGTAEVLIPRSLCLIEDIDNLIIDVEDLCSVSISWEDGFVSELKPSENKVTKPKNILFPRFVETHSHFDKSFTWADFPNLDSNYRGALSVNLEEHKTRTTDKVLERVEKSLKLAIQNGYRAIRSHIDTYKSQSIDIWIDLFKLQKKFASELTLQFVALAPLEFWDTSNGEELAKVFSSKGGILGGVIVPPFNKKNTSKFLAKMLLLASKYKLEIDLHIDESIIEPGAGIKVLLETIENLKINSIPITCSHLSSLIFLSHREILNLGEKMAEKNIKVIALPLTNFWLLNRSNKITSLKRPVAPLKQLQKSHVDVSLGSDNVQDPWYPFGNFDPFYMLSCAIPMLQLNPWERMTLSSIFLAPSRLLNLKWDGLIKKGCPADFVILDAQRWADVFSTTLKRKVYIKGDLYC
- a CDS encoding FAD-binding oxidoreductase, producing MTSKSLKFLDKFREVKNLDIIESQSDLKRLSKDFYNYSPILTEKLDECIADLVVRPRDLNAVKKVAKICWEFSIPLTLRGSGTGNYGQAVPLFKGVVMQMSHFNKLEEFDPDTGFVKAQSGCVMGDLNKQLEKYGRELRLIPSTWKTATIGGFIAGGSGGIGSIRWGFLRDPGNLIGLEAVTMNEKPDLLKFDAEESEPLNHAYGTNGIITSLLLATDIKRKWYSIVIDCIQFEKTIEILKTLTSAAIDLKLGTILEDEIVDQMPTWFKSKSRSHKILIQSTLGGTKTIELICKKFKVEFTLLGEEEKLVNGISEVVWNHTTLHMRSRDKNWTYLQMLLPLNNELGLINFLRKKWGRKVLWHLEAVSQQGSPRLAALPVLRWNGIDELNEIMEDCKKLGAFIFNPHVLTVEGGGLGVVDADQVKAKLKFDPKGLLNPGKLEGWEVKEQFKI